In Halobacteriovorax marinus SJ, the following proteins share a genomic window:
- a CDS encoding biotin--[acetyl-CoA-carboxylase] ligase — translation MNEKIEHHHLEICESTQITLKEILASKDEVENILITSEKQTLGRGRGTNKWESTPNSIAMSFSLRPHPVITLTSLELGVLICRYFQGAQLKLKWPNDILNSKGLKSAGILCQTYKDHILVGLGLNYGTSDEIKPSKEYKFGRGYIHEDSLTKEKLIKTSKELYQFILDNRTSTNDFSKEWSSYCIHQNKSVTIIDDQRRDQGLFIGIGKNGEALLEKEGAIKSVYTGSLYLD, via the coding sequence ATGAATGAAAAGATTGAGCATCACCACTTAGAAATTTGCGAATCAACACAAATCACTTTGAAAGAAATTTTAGCTTCTAAAGATGAAGTAGAAAATATTCTTATAACTAGTGAGAAACAAACTCTAGGAAGAGGAAGAGGAACAAATAAGTGGGAATCAACTCCTAACTCAATTGCTATGAGCTTTAGTTTAAGGCCACATCCCGTCATCACTTTAACTTCCCTTGAACTCGGAGTTTTAATCTGTAGATACTTTCAAGGTGCTCAACTAAAGTTAAAATGGCCTAACGACATACTAAACTCAAAAGGTCTAAAGAGTGCCGGTATTCTGTGTCAAACATATAAAGATCATATCTTAGTTGGACTAGGATTAAACTATGGAACAAGTGACGAAATAAAACCTTCAAAAGAATATAAATTTGGAAGAGGGTATATACACGAAGATAGTTTAACGAAAGAAAAGCTAATTAAAACTTCTAAGGAACTCTATCAATTCATTCTGGATAATCGAACTTCAACTAACGACTTTTCAAAAGAGTGGAGTTCATATTGTATTCATCAAAATAAATCTGTAACGATTATTGATGATCAACGTAGAGATCAGGGACTATTTATTGGAATTGGAAAGAATGGGGAAGCCCTCTTAGAAAAAGAGGGTGCTATTAAAAGCGTCTATACAGGATCACTATATCTTGATTAG
- the rph gene encoding ribonuclease PH, with amino-acid sequence MSIIERSQPRDIKFTAGINPYAAGSVIAEFGNTKVHITATVEESVPRFLKDKGQGWITAEYSMLPSSTHTRNRRERSKVSGRTQEIQRLIGRSLRAIIDLEKLGERSIQIDCDVLVADGGTRTTSISGAYVALEMAVEKLLESGLIEETPIKEPLAALSVGINSAGKVIADLNYDEDSTCETDMNIVMTKSGKFIEVQGTAEGEAFSRDELNAILECATEAIQSVFKEQEKVLS; translated from the coding sequence ATGTCAATTATCGAAAGATCTCAGCCTAGAGATATTAAATTTACAGCGGGAATTAACCCTTATGCAGCAGGAAGTGTTATTGCAGAATTTGGAAACACTAAGGTTCATATTACTGCAACAGTTGAAGAAAGTGTTCCAAGGTTCTTAAAGGATAAAGGACAAGGTTGGATTACAGCTGAGTACTCTATGCTTCCGTCTTCAACTCATACTAGAAATAGAAGAGAAAGAAGTAAGGTCAGTGGGAGAACACAAGAGATTCAACGACTCATTGGAAGAAGCTTAAGGGCCATTATTGATCTTGAAAAGCTAGGTGAGAGAAGTATCCAAATTGATTGTGATGTCTTAGTTGCTGATGGTGGAACTCGTACAACATCTATTTCAGGGGCGTATGTTGCACTTGAGATGGCAGTCGAGAAATTACTAGAGTCTGGTCTTATTGAAGAAACACCAATAAAGGAGCCTTTAGCGGCACTTAGTGTTGGAATAAATTCTGCAGGTAAAGTTATTGCTGACCTTAATTATGATGAGGATTCAACTTGTGAAACAGATATGAATATCGTTATGACTAAATCTGGAAAATTTATTGAAGTTCAGGGAACAGCAGAAGGTGAAGCATTTTCAAGAGATGAACTCAATGCGATCCTAGAGTGTGCTACGGAAGCAATTCAATCTGTTTTTAAAGAGCAAGAAAAGGTTTTATCTTAA